In Portunus trituberculatus isolate SZX2019 chromosome 22, ASM1759143v1, whole genome shotgun sequence, one DNA window encodes the following:
- the LOC123507305 gene encoding TBC domain-containing protein kinase-like protein, with translation MYPASPRLGLAHLGASTFFASAHPSESCGSNGLPLTPNSIRIYGQARALQLINHPHLCSYVDIHRGKHERIMVIQEYYLLNLRAAAHKYPQIRSPQGLAKLAHQVVQGLVYLNNFGTVACTLSPENILIDPRGQAKLYNYGLYYMTEAGTSVSFPLGTVQYTAPEVLLMLAGSQEGGGGVSGATVTGNPVWDVWSLGMVLAEILLGCTFFSGCKDMEELVGEVLSLALSPNPLQYLAQSHNACHSLEGLPGELKDFVSLCLTVGPSERPIPRSLLSHRLLQPFALSASLVPVHPHFPVVDPSLCLTDFAHFKVKFGMMENSGPTLTDYPLHTETEASLELPKDSTKPRLKRDQLSERSMREVYHLWQLAGGNVEQELKKQKLIKIKPSILTLPSMMVVEGEVFGGDISRSQQLEATTIVLPLHTLRSRLAHIPPEKYYPLITQGESGIDEPETRKLPLVIRERDVEYQLYRLLSFQRLLQAYPYKADSILKEARKDTPPFYRALVWAALLNVDGAVAHTYQQIDKETPTPTDRQIEVDIPRCHQYDELLSSPRGHAKFTRVLKAWVVSHPHLVYWQGLDSLCAPFLYLNFNNEALAYSCLSRFIEKYLHKFFLRDNSAIIQEYLAKFSHMIAFHDPHLFNHLDNIGFIPELYAIPWFLTMYTHVFPLQKIFLLWDTLLLGEASLPLCVGVALLRQLKDRLLQFGFNECILLFSDMPDIDMERVVRDSVQVFRSTPPSVTFRQHERPRPDPNQASPAHSASQASQQDLVMDGVSLPELKREKCPRVCGADLLDLHSRGKVLVVDVRSPEEFARGTLADAINMPADTSLGPDGSLLPGPQAGVLASYRSKIIAVIGSHNGWDQVVKFAEAILVQEFPRVCTLHKGVEVFRASGALVVPS, from the exons ATGTATCCGGCCAGTCCCAGACTAGGCCTGGCGCACCTCGGGGCCTCCACCTTCTTTGCCTCGGCTCATCCCAGTGAGTCGTGCGGTAGCAACGGCCTGCCACTCACGCCCAACTCCATCAGGATCTATGGGCAGGCCAGGGCGCTGCAGCTCATCAACCACCCACACTTGTGCTCCTATGTGGACATCCACCGCGGCAAGCATG AGAGGATCATGGTGATCCAGGAGTACTACTTACTGAACCTTCGGGCAGCTGCCCACAAGTACCCACAGATAAGGAGTCCCCAGGGCCTGGCCAAGCTGGCACACCAg GTGGTGCAAGGCCTGGTGTACCTTAACAATTTTGGCACTGTGGCGTGCACCCTCAGCCCGGAGAATATCCTGATAGACCCCCGTGGCCAGGCCAAGCTGTACAACTATGGCCTCTACTACATGACGGAAGCTGGCACATCTGTCTCCTTCCCCCTCGG AACAGTGCAGTACACTGCCCCGGAGGTGTTGCTGATGCTGGCAGGGAGtcaggagggtggtggtggagtgagcgGCGCCACAGTGACGGGCaaccctgtgtgggacgtgtgGTCGCTGGGCATGGTGCTGGCTGAGATCCTGCTGGGCTGCACCTTCTTCTCTGG GTGTAAGGACATGGAGGAGCTGGTGGGTGAGGTGCTGAGTCTTGCCCTTTCTCCAAATCCTCTGCAGTACCTGGCACAGTCCCACAATGCCTGCCACAGTCTTGAG GGTCTGCCGGGGGAGCTGAAGGACTTTGTGAGCCTGTGTCTGACAGTTGGGCCGAGTGAGAGGCCCATTCCCCGCAGCCTGCTCTCCCACCGCCTCCTCCAGCCCTTTGCCCTCTCTGCTTCCCTTGTCCCTGTTCATCCTCACTTCCCTGTGGTGGACCCATCGCTGTGTCTCACTGATTTTGCCCACTTTAAG GTAAAGTTTGGCATGATGGAGAACTCTGGGCCAACCTTGACTGACTACCCACTCCACACTGAGACTGAGGCATCCCTGGAACTCCCCAAGGATAGTACAAAGCCACG GCTGAAGAGGGACCAGCTGAGTGAGAGGAGCATGAGGGAAGTGTACCACCTGTGGCAGTTGGCAGGTGGCAATGTGGAGCAGGAACTCAAGAAACAGAAGCTCATAAAGATCAAGCCATCCATCCTCACTCTgccaag catgatggtggtggaaggagaggtGTTTGGTGGAGACATCAGCCGTAGCCAGCAGCTGGAGGCCACCACCATAGTCCTGCCACTGCACACCCTCCGCAGCAGACTGGCACACATCCCGCCGGAGAAGTACTACCCTCTCATAACACAAGG AGAAAGTGGCATAGATGAACCTGAGACGAGGAAGCTGCCTCTTGTGATCCGGGAGCGAGATGTAGAGTACCAGTTGTACCGCCTGCTGTCCTTCCAGAGGCTGCTGCAG GCTTACCCATACAAAGCTGACAGCATTCTgaaggaggcgaggaaggaCACACCGCCTTTTTACCGAGCCCTGGTGTGGGCAGCCTTGCTTAACGTGGATGGCGCTGTGGCTCACACCTACCAGCAGATAGACAAGGAGACGCCAACACCGACTGATAGACAG ATTGAGGTGGACATCCCGCGGTGCCACCAGTATGACGAGCTGCTGTCGTCACCACGGGGCCACGCCAAGTTTACCCGGGTGCTGAAGGCTTGGGTGGTGTCTCATCCCCACCTGGTGTACTGGCAGGGTCTTGACTCCCTCTGTGCTCCTTTCCTCTACCTCAACTTCAATAATGAGG CACTCGCTTATTCCTGCCTGTCTCGGTTCATTGAGAAGTACCTGCACAAATTCTTCCTGAGGGACAACAGTGCCATCATCCAGGAGTACCTCGCAAAGTTCTCCCACATGATAGCCTTCCATGACCCTCACCTGTTCAATCACCTTGACAACATTGGCTTCATCCCCGAGCTGTATGCCATCCCCTGGTTCCTCACCATGTACACAC aTGTGTTTCCACTACAGAAAATCTTCCTGTTgtgggacactttgctgctgggTGAGGCATCACTGCcactgtgtgtgggtgtggcctTGCTGCGGCAGCTCAAGGACAGGCTGCTGCAGTTTGGCTTCAATGAgtgtatcctcctcttctcagacATGCCAG ACATCGACATGGAGCGAGTGGTGCGGGATTCTGTCCAGGTGTTCCGCTCCACACCTCCCTCTGTCACCTTCAGACAACATGAACGCCCAAGGCCAGACCCCAACCAGGCCTCTCCTGCCCATAGTGCATCACAGGCCAGCCAGCAGGacctt GTGATGGACGGGGTGTCTCTGCCAgagctgaagagagagaagtgtccCCGGGTGTGTGGTGCTGACCTGCTGGACCTGCACAGCCGGGgaaaagtgttggtggtggatgtACGCTCACCTGAAGA ATTTGCACGTGGCACCCTGGCTGACGCTATCAACATGCCGGCCGACACTTCCCTCGGTCCTGACGGCTCCTTGCTCCCAGGGCCCCAGGCGGGGGTGCTCGCCTCCTACCGTAGCAAGATCATTGCTGTCATTGGCTCCCACAACGGCTGGGACCAAGTGGTCAAG TTTGCGGAGGCCATCCTGGTGCAGGAGTTCCCCCGGGTGTGCACTCTACACAAGGGGGTGGAGGTGTTCCGGGCCAGTGGAGCCCTCGTGGTGCCCTCCTGA